One genomic segment of Dehalococcoidia bacterium includes these proteins:
- the groES gene encoding co-chaperone GroES codes for MALKLKPLGDRLIIEPNEEDDSKSSGGIIIPDTAKEKPQKGKVVAAGEGRVNDDGKTIALSVKTGDEVIYSKYAGTEYSEGGKEYLIVRESDILAIVG; via the coding sequence GTGGCACTTAAACTTAAGCCATTAGGAGATAGGCTAATTATTGAACCTAATGAAGAAGATGATTCTAAAAGCTCAGGAGGAATAATTATTCCTGATACAGCAAAAGAAAAACCTCAAAAGGGTAAAGTTGTTGCTGCTGGAGAAGGAAGAGTGAATGATGATGGAAAAACAATTGCTTTATCTGTTAAGACCGGTGATGAAGTGATTTATTCCAAATATGCAGGAACTGAATATTCAGAAGGTGGAAAAGAATATTTAATCGTAAGAGAAAGTGATATATTAGCCATCGTTGGATAA
- the purE gene encoding 5-(carboxyamino)imidazole ribonucleotide mutase: MGSKSDLDTMRLSSEVLRELNIPHETKIISAHRTPEAMFNFARKAKEKGIKIIIAGAGGAAHLPGMVASLSELPVIGVPIKSSNLNGLDSLLSIVQMPKGVPVATVAIGQSGAENSALLAAKILSXSDEDLAGRLSKRISEVTESVSTDSNIGTWLE; the protein is encoded by the coding sequence AGCGATTTGGATACCATGAGATTATCTTCAGAGGTACTAAGAGAACTTAATATACCTCATGAAACAAAAATTATCTCTGCACATAGAACTCCAGAAGCGATGTTTAATTTTGCTAGAAAAGCAAAAGAAAAAGGAATTAAGATAATAATAGCTGGAGCTGGAGGAGCAGCACACCTTCCAGGTATGGTCGCTTCACTTTCAGAACTTCCTGTTATCGGAGTTCCTATAAAATCTTCAAACTTAAATGGTTTAGATTCCTTATTATCTATTGTTCAGATGCCAAAGGGTGTACCAGTAGCTACAGTTGCTATTGGTCAATCAGGAGCAGAAAATTCAGCTTTACTTGCTGCAAAAATTCTATCCTTNAGTGATGAAGATTTAGCCGGAAGATTATCTAAAAGAATATCTGAAGTTACAGAAAGTGTTTCTACTGATAGTAATATTGGAACTTGGTTAGAGTAG
- a CDS encoding DUF5343 domain-containing protein codes for MQKTKNKIPPYVSFKTFQTFLEFLSEGMPNRIDRSVWLNKFSGSNGTQIMTAIKFFELIDINGIPSEDFKNLVSRDINLQKKVLRKLLYKYYSPIFDLDLSNATKSQLREAFRGFGTKEGVIVKCESFFIQAAKYSEIKVSSHILARRHNSNSSDKPKAAKSTNDFNIQNNKSDTNINLARLILDKYPDFDPNWSDELKKSWIDSLTKLYESLK; via the coding sequence ATGCAAAAAACAAAAAATAAAATACCCCCATATGTTTCTTTTAAAACATTCCAAACTTTTTTAGAATTTTTATCTGAAGGAATGCCAAATAGAATAGACAGAAGTGTTTGGTTAAACAAATTTTCTGGGTCTAATGGGACTCAAATAATGACAGCAATAAAATTTTTTGAACTTATTGATATTAATGGGATTCCAAGTGAGGATTTTAAGAATCTTGTTTCTAGAGATATAAATCTTCAAAAAAAGGTTCTAAGAAAGCTTCTTTATAAGTATTATTCTCCTATTTTTGATTTAGATTTATCAAACGCAACTAAATCTCAATTAAGAGAAGCTTTTAGAGGATTTGGAACTAAAGAAGGTGTAATTGTAAAATGTGAATCATTTTTTATACAAGCAGCAAAATACTCAGAGATTAAAGTATCCTCTCATATTCTTGCTCGAAGGCATAACTCAAACTCTTCTGATAAACCTAAGGCTGCGAAATCTACAAATGATTTTAATATTCAAAATAATAAAAGTGATACAAATATAAATCTAGCAAGATTAATTTTAGATAAATATCCTGATTTTGATCCAAATTGGTCTGATGAGTTAAAAAAATCTTGGATTGATTCTCTTACTAAGCTCTATGAAAGCTTAAAATAA
- the groL gene encoding chaperonin GroEL (60 kDa chaperone family; promotes refolding of misfolded polypeptides especially under stressful conditions; forms two stacked rings of heptamers to form a barrel-shaped 14mer; ends can be capped by GroES; misfolded proteins enter the barrel where they are refolded when GroES binds) — protein MPAKDLKFGADARTRLKNGIDILADTVKVTLGPRGRNIIVDKKFGPPQVNSDGVTIAKEIDLEDAFENMGAQLLKEASKNTNDDAGDGTTTSTVLAQAIIAEGFKVVAAGADPMAIKRGIDKALVSVRESIASQSIPVSETDQISNVAKLSSHDDEMGNLIASVMDKVGKDGVITVDESKTLDYETDYVEGMQIDRGFLSPYFVTSPDTQEAVLENPYILITDGKISAVSDLVPVLEKVLQAKKPLLVIAEDVEGEALATLVVNKLRGTINVAAVKAPGFGDRRKAMLADIAILTGGNVVSEEVGRKLDSATLDDLGKCARVVVKKDDTTFVDGEGSKPEIEGRMKEIQSQIEETTSDYDREKLQERLAKLSGGVAILRVGAATEIEMKEKKQRVEDALSATRAAVESGIVPGGGTVLIKSSDALQSLTLEDPDENTGVEILKKALLEPIRVISENSGFEGAVILEKVSTSKKANYGFDAQSGKYGDMISMGIVDPAKVTRAAVENAASVAGMILTTEALITDVPEPEAPMPGGMPGGGMGGMDMGM, from the coding sequence ATGCCAGCAAAGGACTTAAAATTTGGAGCAGATGCAAGAACAAGACTAAAAAATGGAATTGATATTCTTGCTGATACAGTAAAGGTTACATTAGGGCCTAGAGGAAGAAATATTATCGTAGATAAAAAATTTGGACCTCCTCAGGTCAATTCAGATGGAGTAACAATTGCTAAAGAGATAGACTTGGAGGATGCATTTGAGAATATGGGTGCTCAACTGTTGAAAGAGGCATCAAAAAACACAAATGATGATGCAGGTGACGGAACTACTACTAGTACTGTTTTGGCTCAAGCAATAATTGCAGAAGGATTTAAGGTAGTTGCAGCAGGTGCTGATCCAATGGCAATCAAAAGAGGCATAGATAAGGCTTTAGTATCAGTTAGAGAGTCTATAGCTAGTCAGTCTATTCCCGTGTCTGAAACAGATCAAATTTCAAATGTAGCTAAGTTATCTTCACATGATGATGAAATGGGTAATCTTATTGCAAGCGTTATGGATAAGGTTGGAAAAGATGGAGTTATAACTGTTGATGAATCTAAAACACTTGATTATGAAACTGATTATGTTGAAGGTATGCAAATTGATAGAGGTTTCTTGTCGCCCTATTTTGTGACTTCACCAGATACACAGGAAGCTGTTCTTGAAAATCCATATATTTTAATTACTGATGGTAAAATATCAGCTGTATCTGATTTAGTTCCTGTTCTAGAAAAAGTATTACAAGCTAAAAAACCTCTACTTGTTATAGCAGAAGATGTTGAAGGGGAAGCTCTTGCAACACTAGTTGTGAATAAGCTAAGGGGAACTATAAATGTAGCTGCAGTTAAAGCTCCTGGATTTGGAGACAGAAGAAAGGCAATGCTTGCTGATATTGCGATACTTACAGGGGGTAATGTTGTTTCTGAAGAAGTTGGAAGAAAACTTGATTCTGCAACCCTAGATGATCTCGGAAAATGTGCAAGAGTTGTTGTAAAGAAAGATGATACAACTTTTGTTGATGGAGAAGGCTCAAAACCTGAAATTGAAGGAAGAATGAAAGAAATTCAGAGTCAAATAGAAGAAACTACTTCTGATTATGACAGAGAAAAGCTTCAAGAGAGGCTTGCAAAGTTATCAGGTGGAGTTGCAATACTAAGAGTAGGTGCAGCAACTGAGATTGAAATGAAAGAAAAAAAACAAAGAGTTGAAGATGCTCTTTCCGCGACTAGAGCAGCCGTGGAGTCTGGTATAGTGCCAGGGGGAGGAACAGTTCTAATCAAATCTTCAGATGCACTTCAATCATTAACTTTAGAGGATCCTGATGAGAATACAGGAGTAGAAATACTCAAGAAAGCTCTATTAGAACCTATAAGAGTAATCTCCGAAAACTCAGGATTTGAAGGTGCTGTTATTCTTGAAAAAGTTTCAACAAGCAAAAAAGCAAATTACGGTTTTGATGCCCAGTCTGGTAAATATGGAGATATGATATCTATGGGTATCGTTGACCCTGCAAAAGTAACAAGAGCTGCAGTAGAAAATGCTGCATCTGTTGCTGGAATGATTTTGACTACTGAAGCATTGATAACTGATGTTCCAGAACCAGAAGCTCCAATGCCAGGTGGAATGCCAGGCGGAGGAATGGGCGGAATGGATATGGGTATGTAA
- a CDS encoding SDR family oxidoreductase: MKIEGKMDKELKGKVAIVTGAGRLRGIGRAAAVALAKLGADVVITGTGRSPESFPEDEKNIGWKDIHSVADQIRDEGQKALPLISNVTSQKDVQKMVDDTMNEFGRIDILINNAAYARAEDRVPILDLGEDTFQKVMDIKVTGTFLCTKAVIKHMIAGGNGGKIVNISSTAGKKGSANTLAYNGANFAIVGMTQSMARELGPHNINVNAVCPGAVDTHRMDVLGRGETWSNMADTTPIGRNGTDEEVGDFCAYLCTEAASWIHGQSINQNGGTVMEH; this comes from the coding sequence ATGAAAATTGAGGGAAAAATGGACAAAGAACTTAAAGGTAAAGTAGCTATAGTAACTGGAGCAGGTAGATTAAGAGGAATTGGAAGAGCAGCAGCAGTTGCATTGGCAAAACTAGGTGCAGATGTAGTTATTACTGGAACAGGAAGAAGCCCAGAGTCGTTTCCTGAAGATGAAAAAAATATTGGATGGAAAGATATTCATAGTGTTGCTGACCAAATAAGAGATGAAGGGCAAAAAGCACTCCCACTAATTTCAAATGTAACAAGTCAAAAAGATGTTCAAAAAATGGTTGATGATACTATGAATGAATTTGGAAGAATAGACATATTAATTAATAATGCAGCTTATGCAAGAGCAGAAGATAGAGTTCCTATTCTAGATTTAGGAGAAGACACTTTTCAAAAGGTAATGGACATTAAAGTTACAGGCACATTTCTGTGCACTAAAGCTGTAATAAAACATATGATTGCTGGAGGAAATGGAGGAAAAATAGTTAATATTTCTTCAACAGCAGGTAAAAAGGGGTCTGCTAATACATTAGCCTATAATGGAGCTAATTTTGCAATAGTTGGAATGACTCAATCAATGGCTAGGGAATTAGGACCGCATAATATTAATGTTAATGCAGTTTGTCCAGGTGCAGTTGATACACACAGGATGGATGTACTTGGAAGGGGTGAAACCTGGAGTAATATGGCTGATACAACACCAATTGGTAGAAATGGTACAGATGAAGAGGTAGGGGATTTTTGTGCGTATTTATGTACTGAAGCTGCTTCTTGGATACATGGTCAATCTATTAACCAAAATGGTGGTACTGTAATGGAGCACTAA
- a CDS encoding 5-(carboxyamino)imidazole ribonucleotide synthase, which produces MENNIIGIIGGGQLCQMLSEYLFSIGKKVIFIDPSENPPAKNTAAIHIKKKFDDIDALKYLSKNCDIITYEFENVPIESLILINKDIEIHPSPYILSISQNRLNEKNNFKKYGIKTPNFASFNKDKDLYRIIEKSKIKFPLIIKTNTLGYDGKGQYRINSSNDVDKILTSLEKDQDYIIEELVNFKKEFSVIIGKDLSGNSIFFNPIENIHKNGILDISIYPARISEKIREQAINLAKRFSNEVKLTGILAIEMFIDNKDDILFNEIAPRPHNSGHLTIESHSISQFGLLGDIISNKKINTPVSNKKALMKNLLGDFFLKKNHKDIIREIENMDNHFIKLYKKDEIKIGRKMGHITIITDDIENSMVKINNLID; this is translated from the coding sequence TTGGAAAATAATATTATAGGTATAATAGGTGGTGGACAATTATGTCAGATGTTATCGGAATATTTGTTTAGCATTGGTAAAAAAGTTATTTTCATTGATCCTTCAGAAAATCCACCAGCAAAAAACACTGCTGCAATTCATATTAAAAAAAAATTTGATGATATCGACGCTTTGAAATATTTATCCAAAAACTGCGATATTATCACTTATGAATTTGAAAATGTTCCAATTGAAAGCTTGATACTGATAAATAAAGATATTGAAATACATCCAAGTCCTTATATTTTATCAATTTCACAAAATAGATTAAATGAGAAAAATAATTTTAAGAAATATGGAATAAAAACTCCTAATTTTGCAAGCTTCAATAAGGATAAAGACCTATACAGAATTATTGAAAAATCTAAAATCAAGTTTCCTCTTATAATAAAAACTAATACTTTAGGTTACGATGGGAAAGGGCAATATAGAATAAATTCTTCAAATGATGTTGATAAAATACTCACTTCTCTAGAAAAAGATCAGGATTATATTATTGAAGAACTAGTTAATTTTAAAAAAGAGTTTTCAGTTATCATAGGTAAAGATCTTTCAGGGAATAGTATTTTTTTTAATCCTATTGAAAATATACATAAAAATGGGATTTTGGATATTTCAATATATCCAGCAAGAATTTCTGAAAAAATTAGAGAACAAGCTATAAATTTGGCTAAAAGATTTTCAAATGAAGTGAAATTAACAGGTATCTTAGCAATTGAAATGTTTATTGATAATAAAGATGATATTTTATTCAATGAAATAGCTCCAAGGCCCCATAATTCGGGGCATCTAACTATTGAATCTCATTCTATTTCACAGTTTGGCTTATTAGGAGACATAATTTCTAACAAAAAAATCAATACACCAGTATCAAATAAAAAAGCTTTGATGAAAAACTTACTCGGTGATTTTTTTTTAAAAAAGAATCATAAAGACATTATCAGAGAAATAGAAAATATGGATAACCATTTTATAAAGCTTTATAAAAAAGATGAGATAAAAATAGGAAGAAAAATGGGGCATATAACCATAATTACTGATGATATTGAAAATTCTATGGTTAAAATAAACAACTTAATAGATTAG